A genomic region of Elaeis guineensis isolate ETL-2024a chromosome 9, EG11, whole genome shotgun sequence contains the following coding sequences:
- the LOC140851494 gene encoding rapid alkalinization factor-like: MKPKLTLLWLLSVAVLFSFFELPVIHGAGFRVDSATCNASIGECRAEDEFLLDSETNRRILQQGRGIGYGSLDPDRQVCNAGRGQPYRNCLPPPSNAPHRGCEKIYGCRGGG, encoded by the coding sequence ATGAAGCCAAAGCTTACCCTTCTTTGGCTCCTCTCCGTGGCCGTTCTCTTCAGTTTTTTCGAGCTTCCGGTCATCCACGGTGCCGGGTTTAGAGTCGACTCGGCGACGTGCAACGCGTCGATAGGGGAATGCCGAGCGGAGGACGAGTTCTTGCTTGACTCGGAGACGAACCGACGGATTTTACAGCAAGGCCGCGGGATCGGGTACGGATCGCTGGATCCGGACCGACAGGTCTGCAACGCGGGCCGGGGCCAGCCCTACCGCAATTGCTTGCCGCCCCCGTCTAACGCTCCCCACCGGGGGTGCGAGAAAATTTACGGCTGCCGTGGTGGCGGTTGA